The window TGGCCGGGTGCAGTGGCTGCGGCACGGGCTGATTGTGGTACAGTTTGCGCTGTCAGTATTCCTGATTATCTGCGCCATTATTGTGTTCCGGCAGGTGAGCTATTTGCACAACAAGGACCTGGGCTTCAACCGCGACCAAATTATGTTCTTCCCCATGCGGGGTGATAACATGACCCAGCACTACGAGGCCTTCAAACAAGAGCTGGAGCAGGTGCCCGGCGTGGCTTCTGTGAGCATTGGCTACGGCTTCCCCGGCGACCAGGTGGCCGGTGACGGCATCAAGGTGCCCAACAACGGCGAGCTGAAAGAGCATGGGACCACGCAGCTGATGGTGGACTTCGACTACCTCAAGACCCTGGGCCTGCAGTTGGTGGCGGGCCGCGACTTTTCGAAGGCTATGAAAACCGACAAAGACCAGGCTTTCATCATCAATGAAACGGCGGTGAAAGAATTTGGCTTCGGTACCCCCCAACAGGCCTTGGGCCGCACCATGCAGTGGGAGGTGTGGAACGACAAAAATCCTGATTCTCTGAAAACGGGCAAGGTCATCGGCGTGGTGAAGGACTTCCACTACAAGAGCCTGTACGATAAGCTGGAGCCGGCCGTGCTGCAAATCTTCCCTGGCGCCTATTGGAAAGTGGCCGTGAAGCTGAAGGGCGAAAACCTGGGCAGCGCTATAGACGGCGTAAAGCAGGTGTGGACCAAATTCAGCCCCGACAGCCCCATCGAATACAAGTTCCTGGACCAGAACTTTGACGAGATGTACAAAGCGGAGGACAAGCTCAAGTCTCTGCTCTGGGTTTTCACGGGTATTGCCATTTTTGTGGGCTGCCTGGGATTGTTTGGCCTGGCCACCTACGCGGCAGAGCGCCGCAAGAAGGAAATCGGCATTCGGAAAGTGCTGGGGGCTAGTGTGGGCAACATCGTGTCGCTCTTGTCGAAGGAGTTTATGGTGCTGGTGCTGGTGGCTGCCGTCATTGCCTTCCCTGCCGCCTGGCTGGCCATGAACACCTGGCTGCAGGACTTTGCCTACCGTATTGATATACCCCTATGGGCTTTCCTGGCGGCCGGCGCTATTGCGGCCGTGGTAGCTTTTCTCACGGTGGGCTACCAGGCCGTGCGGGCTGCCACCACCAACCCGGTAAACAACCTGCGGGCTAATTAATCCAGATTTATACCCCACGTACCATGGGTTTAACTTTTGCGCTCCGCCCCTACCGAACTTGCTTCTGCTTCCTTCAGTATCTTTTGCGTTTCGGCTCTTTGAGGTGGTCTAGCTAAGCCGGACACAATGGGGTATTCAGGTACTGCTGCTTACACAGGTTCTCCTTGTTCGGCAACCACGACAAATAGCCTTCGTCCTCAATAAAGTGGTACGGGCGGCGGCTGTAGGGCCGGAGCATATCTTCTTCGTCCGGCCGTTAGGATAGCCCTACCCTTGCCTTGCGCGAGGCTGGCCTGGATGATGTCCCGGGCACGGGGCTCTCTTCCAGGTGGAGACGGCTCGTGCCCGCCCGGATGGCGCTGCCCCAGCCACCCGTGCCCGGTTTAGCACCTGCGGACCGATGTGGCAGGGATGCGTCGCCTGGAATTCTTTAGGCAAAGGCGAACTGATGACCAGCAGGCCCCGCAGCAGGCTGCCACCATAGCTAGTGGTTCCCGATTACCGAAGGTCAAGCCCAGGCTGGTGGCCTGGTTGAAGTGCCAATGCAGGCGTTTGAGTTGCTCGTCGCCTTGATGCAAATACGGGTTGGTATACTGCCGGCCGTGGTAGTAAAACTCTTGTTCCGTAATCTGGTACGCGCCAGACTCGATCCGGATAACCAGCTGCTGCTGCGGCTGCCCTGTGGCCGCGATTTGCGTCAGGAGTAAGTCAAGGTCTTCGGGCTGGGCTTCGTGGAGTTGCTGCGTGAGCTAGTCCAGCCACCCCACCGCACTCCCCATCTGGCGACGTTCCCGCTGGAGCAGATACGCACTGAACGCCTGAATAAACGGTACCTGCCGGGCGAGCAGGACGAGGATTATTGTTAAACGCCCCATTAGCGGGGTATGATAGTTGGGGCCGATTCCGCCCTCGATATTCGTGGTGCTAATTCACTGCCTTCCGGGAGTTGGGGTAACGTGGCTTTACCCGTGAGCCAGCACTCCCACTGGGGCAGTTAAAGGTGGGTTTTAACCGTAGACAATTGGCGCATCATATTTGGCAGCTACGACCAGCCAAAGGAAACCCATGGCAAGCAAAGCGAAGAAAGTGCGTTGTCCTTGGCGCAGGATTTTGTCGTGTTCCGCGTCTGCGGCAAAGGTGACCAAGCGCACCGTTTGCCACGCCAACAGGTGGACTAACCCGAATAAAGGTTCAGCAACAGAACCACATCCAGACGGTTACTACGAGTCAGGTGCATTTGCCGGTGTGTCCACAGCCGGCCTAGGACACCGACGGGGGGCAGTCCAAACAGGAACAGCACCAGGTAGACCTGCAGTTTAGCAATGGCCACTACGCCTGTGTCGCCCGCAAATTTCATGGTCACCCAGTTACGGTAATAGAGCGCCGCCAGGAGGTAGTTCAGGTGCTCCCGAATTATACAGCCAAAAGTAACCGGTAGAGTATCAAACCTTATCCCGTCTGATCAAAGGGTGCTTCCAGAAAACAAGGGAGTAATTACGGCCTAATAGGTAGCTTGCTCCCACGATGAAAGAACATAATCCACCGACGCTTACCAGGAGTTCCGCCCGCAATTGAGCCAGCCATTACGCTTTGCATTGGGTTTCGCCCTCTCGGCGGTGGGGTATTACCTATGGCAATATATGGGTGAGTTGGTGTGGTTCTTTACCTACTGTTGCGGCGTATCCGGCGGTGTGTGACGCTTCACATCGCGCTGCTTAGTTGTCTCTTTCGGAAGCGGGTATGGTGTAAGACTTGGCCGGAATGGGCGGCCAGTGTCGGGGTGGCGCTCGGCCTGTACGCCTATACTGAATTATTTTTTTTAAGGGTTTAGGCGATTTGCCTGGTTCACGAAAAGGGTTATCTCGCTGTACTAATGGCGGTGGATTGCACTTCCCCTTTCAATGAATTGTGGGAAAAAGCCATAACCCTGTTGAACCGAGCGTTTCATAAACGTTATAAGCCGACCAGCGGAGGCATAACCCCCGTTGAACGTCCGTTTAATAATGAGTATAGGAGAAGGTTGCGCCCTCATGTTCCGAAGAACGATATCTTTGGGCAGAACTTAACTTCTATTTGTATGTCGACCAAGACCCTTAAGTCCGAGACCACCCCGGCTGCTGCGAAGCAGACGGAAATCACCCGGGAGACCATCCACCGCCGCGTAAAGCAGGCCCAGGAGCGTCGCCGCAACAAGCTTAAGCACGTGAACCCCTAGTTCCCGCTAGCCTTTGCTGCCAATAAAGCCCCTTCTACTCGCTTAGAAGGGGCTTTATTATTACCTCCTGCCCCCATCCCGCCAATGCCTTCTCACCTGACTCACCCCGCTGAGAAGGTCTAATCAGCGGGGATAGAATAGGTCTTGGTTAATGTTCTAATCCCAAAGTCATCTTTGGCCAATCTACCGACCAGGATGCGCCAGTCTTTAGCCTAGCGTACACGGAAAAAGAGGTGCTGTCTTATACAAACATGGAATTGACCAGCCGAATCGAGTACTCACGCCAGGACAGTGTGCTGCACTATGGTAATCCGAAGGGATAGGTCCCGCTCCGTAAACATCAACGGATTTTGTTTATAGTAAAACGAAAGATTCCCGTAAGACTTACCTACAGGTAATTTTGATTATGCAGGTCTTCCATAAGTGTTGTCCGAATTTTCAAAGCAGTCCGGGGCTACACTTTGGATATTGTCTTTTCAATTTGCAAAGCGCAAATTCATAATCAACGATGAGACAACACAACGGCATGCTTCCCCAGAATATAGTGGTTCTGCTTAGGGTGCTCTTACTGGGAGGCCGCTTCTAGGAAAGTAAAGTCGTGGGGTTAGCCTTATTTCTAAGTCCATCGGAAATATCCTGCAACCTAAAGCAGTGCCCGTACGCCCGCTTGCTGGAGGACAAGAGCCGGCACGTGGTCCGGCGGACCTTTCCGGAGTTTCTGCTTTAAGGGCTACCGGTGGAGCTTCCTACCCAGCGGGCGCGCAGGTGCGGGGGCTGCCCACTGCGCGCAGTGCCGCTCCGTTGTGGGAGAAACTGGTGGCGCAGAAGCCTGCTTACAGCAGGTCGCTATTGTGGATCATAAAAACTAGCAGGCAGGCCACTTACGCCCGGCTTTACGGCAAATACATTTCCGCTTAAAGGGAATTGGGTTAGCTGTTCAGGGCTGAGCTCTTTGCGGGCGGAGGTAATATAAAGAGTCTGTAAGTCAGGCCCGCCGAAGGTACAGGAAGTTGTAAGGGGCGCTGGCACCTTAATAACCTGCAATAGCGCACCCGTGCCGGGGTGGTAGCGGTGGATGGCCCCACCACCCCACACGGCCACCCAAAGCATGCCCTCCCTATCGATGGTCATGCCATCAGGAACCCCCGTTTCTCTCGCAATGCGCACGATATTTCTACCGTTTGAAATGCTGCCGGAGGCAATATCATAGTCGAATGCCTGCACCCGGAGCGTCGGCGAGTCAATGAAATACATGGTAGAATGGTCTAATGACCAGGTTATGCCGTTGGAGGTGGTAATGCCGTGCAGCATGACGTGCAGGCTACCATCAGGGTCCAGGCGGTACAACGTGCCAGTACCAGCACGCAGCCGCATATCATAGGTGCCTACCCAGAACCGCCCGGCCGGGTCACATTTTCCGTCGTTGAAGCGAAGGCTGTGGTCGGTTAGCGGGTTTGCCAGCAGCGTTAGGTGGCCGCTGGCCAGGTTAAGCTGATGAATGCCATTTTGCAGCGCCAGCAGCACGGAATTGTGGTGCATAAGTGCTGCGCTGCCAACCCGGGCGGGCATCAAAAAGGAATGATCCTGCCCGGAAGCCGGGTCAAAAACATGGAAAGCACAGCCATCAATATCAACCCAATACAGTTGCTGCGTCTCCGGGTTCCAGAGCGGGCCTTCACCCAAGGCCGCCTGCGCAGGCAGAATAGAACAGGCTTCCATGGCAAGGCTTTCGTTTCAGGCGTCTTCTTTCTCCATTTGACTTCCTTGAAAAACGGCCCACTGCCCTTTTATGGTTACATCCTCGCCATTTTTCACTTCTACCGGCACTTTATCCGCAATACCCAAAACGTGTAGCGCGGCGCTATAATGCGCCACCAGCACGGGTTTCCCAGCCAGGACAATTCGGGCCGGCAGGTTCCGGACCAGGTCCTGGCATTCGCTACCAATGACCAGGCCACTCAGGTAAAAATAATTTTCCTGCCGGGTAGCTTTTCGGAATAAATCCTGGGTGCGCACCAGGAACGCATTGTGCAGCAGATTGGCCTGCTGGCTGTCCTGGATACCTTTGGCAAACCACTGCTGGTTGTTGCCTTCCTCCAATTGCCCGCCTTCTTCTACGGAGGCGGCCAGAATGCTTTCTTTCGATAACAGGGAAAAGACTTCGCCGGTCATGTAGGTTGTCAACGATACGGCCCGCCCGTGCTGCACCTGCACATGCTTGGTATGCGTGCCGGGATGCAAAAAAAGCTGCAATTGCGGAGTGTTTTCCAGCGCACAACCCACCAGCTGGGTTTCCTCGCCCCGCATTACATCATCCTCGCTTTTCACCCCTGATATCAGCAGTATGGGCTGTTCAAAACGGGCAGTGGGTGGCAGATATTTGGTTTGCAGATTTGTACCATCGGTAGCGAAAGGTAGCGGCTTGTACGGCAGCTCCGCCATGCCGATGGTGGACGAGGCCATACCCGATATGACGATGGGCACGCCCTTCAGCGACATTTTCATGATTACTTCCAGCTTCTGCAAATGCGGCTGCAGAACACCCAGATAAAAGTCCAGGCGCTGCGCGGGCGGCTGCTTAGCCTGCTGCCAGCTTTTATCAATAGCCGCGTTGCCCTCCCGGGAGCTTACCTGCGCCAGCACGGTCAGGGTATGGCGCTCTACCAGCAGCAGGCGGAAGGAAGAAGTGCCCCAGTCGCAGCTGAAAAAGGTGTTCTTTGGGTCCATAGGCCAATTAGTTGGGGGCTTACCACTCTGCCAGGCTGCCGTCGGGATTGTGCCAGATGGGGTTGTGCCAGTTGTGGCCCGTAGCGGCGCGGCTCAGCAGGTACTCCTCATTTATTTGAATGCCCAACCCGGGCCCTTCGGGGATTTTGCAAAAGCCTTTTTCGTAGTCGAATACAGTTTTATCCACCAGGTAATCCAGCAGGTCGTTTTCCCGATTGTAGTGAATTCCCAGGCTTTGTTCCTGAATAAAAGCATTGTGGCAGGTGGCATCTACCTGCAGGCAGGCAGCCAGGGCAATAGGCCCCAGGGGGCAATGGGGCGCGGCGGCCACGTCAAAAGCCTCGGCCATGGAAATTATTTTCTTGCACTCCGTGATGCCGCCCGCGTGCGAGAGGTCGGGTTGGATAATGTCCGCGTAGCCATCAATCAGCATCTGTTTGAAGTCCCAGCGCGAAAACATTCGCTCGCCTGTAGCAATGGGAATGGCGCAGTGTCGGGCAATTTCCCGGAGCGCCTCGTTGTTCTGCGGCAGCACGGGCTCCTCAATAAACATGGGATGAAAAGGCTCCAGCTCCCGGGCAAGCACCTTGGCCATGGGCTTGTGCACGCGGCCATGAAAATCGATGCCGATGCCCAGGCCGGGGCCGCCGGCGTCGCGCACGGCTGCCACGCGGGCCAGCACCTGGTCTACTTTCAAGTGGGAGTCCACGTAGTTCATCTCATCGGTGGCATTCATTTTAATGGCCGTGAAGCCTTTGGCCACCATACCCGCCGTGGCCAGCCCTACCTCCGTAGGCCGGTCGCCGCCAATCCAGGAATACACCCGCATCAGCTCCCGCACCCGCCCGCCCATCAGCTGATGGATGGGGGCGCAGTGGTATTTTCCCTTGATATCCCACAGGGCCTGGTCAATACCGGCCAGCGCGCTCATCAGGATAGGGCCGCCCCGGTAAAAGCCGCCCCGGTACATCACCTGCCAATGGTCCTCGATGTTGAGCGGATTTTTGCCCAGCAGATTTTCCATCAGCTCGGTAACGGCGGCGGCCACGGTGGCCGCCCGCCCTTCTACCACCGGCTCGCCCCAACCTACGATACCGGCATCGGTTTCGAGCTTCAAAAACAGCCACCGGGGTGGTACCTGATACAGGGTAAAGCGGGTGATTTTCATGCCGGAGAGCTAGAGGGTGCCGCTACCGCTTCTACAAACTGCCGGGCAGTGGCAGTGAGCTGCCGCAGGTACGCGTCAGTGACTTTCTGCGTGGTGTTGACCAAGGCGCTGGCCAGCCCGAAGGCCACGGCGCCGGCCTCCTGAAAGCTCTTGATATTATCCAGCCGCACACCCCCGGTGGGCATCAGCGGAATTTGGGGCAGCGGCCCGGCTATATCTTTAAAATAAGTAGCACCCATGGAAGCCGGAAATACCTTGATAATGTCGCCGCCATATTCATAGGCCTTCAGGATTTCGGTGGCCGTATAGGCACCAGGGATACTCACCGCGCCGTAGCGACGGGTTATCCGAATAGTTTTCTTATTCAGCGTGGGCGAAATAATAAAGCGGGCCCCGGCCAGCAGTGCTGCCCGCGCCGATTCAGCATCGAGCACGGTGCCGGCTCCTACCAGCATCTGCCCTTCCATTTCGCGCGCCAGCTCTTCAATGGCAGCCAGGGCGCCGGGCGAGTTTAGCGTAATTTCCATCGTCCGCACCCCACCGGCATGCAGTGCCCGGGCAATGGGCAGCAGCTTCTTCGGCTCGGCACCGCGAATAATGGCCACCAGCTTGTTTTCCAGTATATGCGTGAGGGGTGTCATGGCAGTACGGAATACGTTTCTACCCGCATGGGCTTCTCCCACAACGTAGAACACCAGAGCCTGGTTAGGGCGGAGTTGGATGAAGGCGGGCATTCATTTTTTGCGCTACGGCCCGCCCATTTATAAAACGTGGCTGGCCCCCGGGAAGTACGACTGGTCCTTTGCCGACGAAACCTTCCAGGATCTGCTGCGCCGCAACATCTCTCCCATTGTGGATTTGTGCCACTTTGGCCTGCCCGACTGGCTGGGGAATTTCCAGAACCCCGACTTTCCGTTGCTGTTTGAGCAGTATGCCCGCGCGTTTGCCACCCGCTTTCCGTGGGTGCAGCTTTACACGCCCGTGAATGAAATGTTTATCTGCGCCGAGTTTTCGGCCCTGCATGGGTGGTGGAATGAGCAGCTTACCGGCCACCAAAGTTTTGTAACGGCCCGTTTTGCTCCCTAAAAGTCGCCCACTACCTCGATACCTGCTTCAACGTAGACCTCCGCCACTCCGCTCTGGGCTACCATTCGTGCCATCAATTAGAACACGAGCTGAAAACCAACCTGCTTTAGCTCATTATCTGCTTTCACTGGACCTCCCTGGGCTCGACTACGCTCGACATGATACGTTGGTATATTTTTGTTTAACAACACCTTATAAAACAAATGGAACAAGTCATTCTGAGCTTGTCAAAGCGTTTCGCCTCTTTCGCAGAACCTCCCCAGCCCCTCTCGGACTTGAGTTACTTTGGCAACGACCGCACACGGGATTCCTCGACAAAGCTCCGAATGACATTCATTTCAAACCACGGCCGCCTGAAGGTTGCTTTAATCCGCCCTTTTTGACGGACTTTTTGCTGACTGCTCACCCTCAACCAACTGCCAGCAGCAAATCAGCGGCACCGCACAAGCAGGCTCTTATTACACAGGCCGCCGGAAGCATTAATAAATCTTTAGCGGAATGGCTTTTTCCTGCGCGGGCAAAATCAAAACGGTAGTTTTGGGTCTACCCGGGCCTGGCTGGTTGATTCCTTTATTGGGGCGGCTGGCTACCTATTTCCTGGCACATAATGGAAAATTCTTCCACTTCAATTTCTGTCATGCCCGTTTCCGGCCCGGCAGCAAAACGATTTTTCAACATCCTGAAAAACGTGGCCTTTATCGTGGCCGGCATCCTGTCGGCGGGTATGGGGCTGAAGGGCTTTCTGCTGTCGAGCCACTTCATTGATGGGGGTGCCACGGGTATTTCCATGCTGCTCTCAGCGGCACTGCATCTGCCGCTTTCCTGGGGGCTGCTCCTCATCAATATTCCTTTCCTGGTGCTGGGCTACCGGCAAATGGGGCTGCGGTTTGCCCTGAAAAGCGCGGCGGCCATTGCGGGCCTGGCGTTGTGCCTGGTGGTAGTGCCCTACCCTGATGTGACGCCCGACCGCCTGATTACGGCCGTTTTTGGGGGCGTATTTATTGGGGCCGGAATCGGGCTGGCTATGCGGGGCGGGGCGGTGCTGGACGGCACCGAAATCCTGGCTTTGCTCATCAACCGTAACACGCCCCTGCTCAAAGTCAGTGATATTATCCTGATTCTGAACATCTTCATTTTCGGGGTAGCCGCTTTTGTGCTGGGCGTAACGGAAGCCTTATATTCTATTCTGACGTACGTATCGGCCTCCAAAACCCTTGATTTCCTGCTAAATGGCATTGAGCAGTATACCGGAGTTACCATTATTTCGGAGCAGAGCGAGGCCATCCGGGAAGCTATTACCACGCACCTGGGCCGGGGCGTCACCATCTACAAAGGCCAGAGCGGCTATGGCAAGCGCGGCGAGCATCGGGAAGAGCGGAATATCATTTTCACGGTGGTTACGCGCCTGGAGCTCCCAAAGCTGCGCGAGGAAATAAAGCGCCTGGATCCGCATGCGTTTGTGGTGCAGCATAGCGTGGATGATGCCGTGGGCGGCATGCTGAAACGGCGGCCGCTACATTAACTTTTTCATTCCCCACCCGCAATAATCAACACAGAATCACTGCTGAAATGGCGCTGTTGCGCGCCCTATGATCTACATCATAACTGGTGCCTGAGAGGCTGCTCTACTTTTGAAGCAAACCTTTTAACCATCCTGTTATGACTACTGAAGTATCTGCTTCCCTGGCTGCTGCCTCTCTCCGCCAGCTGCTTACCTCCGACATCAGCCTGGCTGATATTTTCTACCGCTACAAGATGGATTTCTGCTGTGGCGGGCACCAAACCCTGGCCCAGGCGGCCGAGCGGGCGCAGGCTCCGCTGGAGCAGGTAATGGAAGAGGTGGAAACGCATCTGCGCTTTGGCTCCGGCAAGCACCTGCGCGCCGAGAAGTGGCCCCTGCATTTCCTGGTAGAATATATTGAGCTGATACACCATGCCTACACCCGCGAGGCACTGACCACCATTGCGCCCGCACTGTCCAAAATCCTGCAAAAGCACGGCAGCAACCACCCCGAGCTGGAAACCCTGGCGGAGCTGTTTGTAGCCCTGGACGAAGAAATGCAGGCGCATATGCAGAAGGAAGAACGGGTGCTGTTCCCGTACATCGTGCGCCTGGCTCAAGGCAACGCGGAGGTACCCCCCTTCGGCAGCTTGCAAAACCCCATCCGCATGATGCAATCGGAGCACGATGATGCGGGCCGCATTCTGGAGCAGATGGCCGAAATAACCGGGCAGTTTACCCCCCCGGCCGATGGCTGCAATACCTACCGATTTGTGTACCGCCGCCTGCAGGAGCTGGACGAGGACCTGCGCCTGCACATTCACCTGGAAAACAACATCCTTTTCCCCCGGGCCCTGGCCCTGGAAGAGCAGCCCGGCGCCTGATCCGGCCACAGGATGATTTTTAGCAGCTTATACCCTGAGCAAAGTCATGGGTAAAGGCCCGGGTCTCCCCCTCCTTGCCTGCTCTTTCCGCTGTCCATGCTCACTTCCGACCTCCTAACCGCTGCCCGCGCCCGCCTGCGCCGCTACCCCGCCAAACACACCATTTATTGGGAAGGCGAGCCGGGCAGCTTTTTCTACCAGCTGCAGGCCGGGGCCGTTCGGCTTTTCAGCTGCGGGCAGCGCCAGGACTTTGTGCACAGCCTGGTATTTCCGGGCGAGACTTTCGGCGAAACCGTCATCGGCACCAATCCGGTGGCTGTTAGCTCGGCCGAAACCCTTACGGATACGGTGGCATGGGTAGTAGAGCGAGCCGAGCTGCTGGAGCTGCTGCGCCACCACCCGGCCCTGCACGAGAAGTTCACGCGCCGCCTGGTAGACCTGCTCACATTTCATACCCACATGCGCAGCAATACCACGCTGCTGCCCGCCGCCGAGCAGATACTGCAGCTGGTAGACTACTACGCGCATAAAATGCTGGCCCGTCGCCAGGAAGTAAGCTGTGATGCCAGCATAGCGCAGCATTGCCGGTTCTGCCAGCATCTGGATAAGCAGCATCCCGATGGCTATATCCCGGTGCCTTTCACGCGCCAGCAAATTGCCGATATGCTGGGCCTGCGCGTGGAAACAGTGATGCGCACAGTAAAGGAGCTGGATGCCGCCGGCCGCCTGCGCCTGCTGAACCATAAGCTCTACTACCGGGTAGTGCTGCCCA is drawn from Hymenobacter sp. DG25B and contains these coding sequences:
- a CDS encoding Crp/Fnr family transcriptional regulator, with the protein product MLTSDLLTAARARLRRYPAKHTIYWEGEPGSFFYQLQAGAVRLFSCGQRQDFVHSLVFPGETFGETVIGTNPVAVSSAETLTDTVAWVVERAELLELLRHHPALHEKFTRRLVDLLTFHTHMRSNTTLLPAAEQILQLVDYYAHKMLARRQEVSCDASIAQHCRFCQHLDKQHPDGYIPVPFTRQQIADMLGLRVETVMRTVKELDAAGRLRLLNHKLYYRVVLPTAARPSSLVLS
- a CDS encoding YitT family protein — translated: MPVSGPAAKRFFNILKNVAFIVAGILSAGMGLKGFLLSSHFIDGGATGISMLLSAALHLPLSWGLLLINIPFLVLGYRQMGLRFALKSAAAIAGLALCLVVVPYPDVTPDRLITAVFGGVFIGAGIGLAMRGGAVLDGTEILALLINRNTPLLKVSDIILILNIFIFGVAAFVLGVTEALYSILTYVSASKTLDFLLNGIEQYTGVTIISEQSEAIREAITTHLGRGVTIYKGQSGYGKRGEHREERNIIFTVVTRLELPKLREEIKRLDPHAFVVQHSVDDAVGGMLKRRPLH
- a CDS encoding bifunctional 4-hydroxy-2-oxoglutarate aldolase/2-dehydro-3-deoxy-phosphogluconate aldolase, with amino-acid sequence MTPLTHILENKLVAIIRGAEPKKLLPIARALHAGGVRTMEITLNSPGALAAIEELAREMEGQMLVGAGTVLDAESARAALLAGARFIISPTLNKKTIRITRRYGAVSIPGAYTATEILKAYEYGGDIIKVFPASMGATYFKDIAGPLPQIPLMPTGGVRLDNIKSFQEAGAVAFGLASALVNTTQKVTDAYLRQLTATARQFVEAVAAPSSSPA
- the dgoD gene encoding galactonate dehydratase, with product MKITRFTLYQVPPRWLFLKLETDAGIVGWGEPVVEGRAATVAAAVTELMENLLGKNPLNIEDHWQVMYRGGFYRGGPILMSALAGIDQALWDIKGKYHCAPIHQLMGGRVRELMRVYSWIGGDRPTEVGLATAGMVAKGFTAIKMNATDEMNYVDSHLKVDQVLARVAAVRDAGGPGLGIGIDFHGRVHKPMAKVLARELEPFHPMFIEEPVLPQNNEALREIARHCAIPIATGERMFSRWDFKQMLIDGYADIIQPDLSHAGGITECKKIISMAEAFDVAAAPHCPLGPIALAACLQVDATCHNAFIQEQSLGIHYNRENDLLDYLVDKTVFDYEKGFCKIPEGPGLGIQINEEYLLSRAATGHNWHNPIWHNPDGSLAEW
- a CDS encoding 2-dehydro-3-deoxygalactonokinase, translated to MDPKNTFFSCDWGTSSFRLLLVERHTLTVLAQVSSREGNAAIDKSWQQAKQPPAQRLDFYLGVLQPHLQKLEVIMKMSLKGVPIVISGMASSTIGMAELPYKPLPFATDGTNLQTKYLPPTARFEQPILLISGVKSEDDVMRGEETQLVGCALENTPQLQLFLHPGTHTKHVQVQHGRAVSLTTYMTGEVFSLLSKESILAASVEEGGQLEEGNNQQWFAKGIQDSQQANLLHNAFLVRTQDLFRKATRQENYFYLSGLVIGSECQDLVRNLPARIVLAGKPVLVAHYSAALHVLGIADKVPVEVKNGEDVTIKGQWAVFQGSQMEKEDA
- the ric gene encoding iron-sulfur cluster repair di-iron protein: MTTEVSASLAAASLRQLLTSDISLADIFYRYKMDFCCGGHQTLAQAAERAQAPLEQVMEEVETHLRFGSGKHLRAEKWPLHFLVEYIELIHHAYTREALTTIAPALSKILQKHGSNHPELETLAELFVALDEEMQAHMQKEERVLFPYIVRLAQGNAEVPPFGSLQNPIRMMQSEHDDAGRILEQMAEITGQFTPPADGCNTYRFVYRRLQELDEDLRLHIHLENNILFPRALALEEQPGA
- a CDS encoding SMP-30/gluconolactonase/LRE family protein; protein product: MEACSILPAQAALGEGPLWNPETQQLYWVDIDGCAFHVFDPASGQDHSFLMPARVGSAALMHHNSVLLALQNGIHQLNLASGHLTLLANPLTDHSLRFNDGKCDPAGRFWVGTYDMRLRAGTGTLYRLDPDGSLHVMLHGITTSNGITWSLDHSTMYFIDSPTLRVQAFDYDIASGSISNGRNIVRIARETGVPDGMTIDREGMLWVAVWGGGAIHRYHPGTGALLQVIKVPAPLTTSCTFGGPDLQTLYITSARKELSPEQLTQFPLSGNVFAVKPGVSGLPASFYDPQ